A genomic window from Pseudonocardia broussonetiae includes:
- a CDS encoding FABP family protein — protein MPGTITGPANAAPDSPRRNRPRFEDLPVPDDTANLREGPDLHQQCLGLLPLIGVWRGAGEVVYPTIDGPFAYGQQLVFAHDGRPFLSYEARAWLLDDDGKVIRPAARETGFWRPQEGRQLEVLLTHATGIVEVFYGRALDLRSWEIETDAVVRTPTAQDVQASHRLYGLVEGGDLAYVDERAMMGQPMQPHLSARLSRIAG, from the coding sequence ATCCCCGGCACCATCACCGGCCCGGCCAACGCCGCCCCCGACTCGCCCCGCCGCAACCGGCCGCGCTTCGAGGACCTCCCCGTCCCCGACGACACCGCCAACCTGCGCGAGGGTCCCGACCTGCACCAGCAGTGCCTGGGCCTGCTGCCGCTGATCGGCGTGTGGCGCGGGGCGGGCGAGGTCGTCTACCCGACGATCGACGGTCCCTTCGCCTACGGCCAGCAGCTCGTCTTCGCCCACGACGGGCGCCCGTTCCTGTCCTACGAGGCGCGCGCCTGGCTGCTCGACGACGACGGGAAGGTCATCCGGCCCGCCGCCCGGGAGACGGGCTTCTGGCGCCCGCAGGAGGGCAGGCAGCTCGAGGTGCTCCTAACCCACGCCACGGGGATCGTCGAGGTCTTCTACGGCCGCGCGCTCGACCTCCGCTCGTGGGAGATCGAGACCGACGCCGTCGTGCGCACGCCGACCGCGCAGGACGTGCAGGCCTCGCACCGGCTCTACGGGCTCGTGGAGGGCGGCGACCTCGCCTACGTCGACGAGCGCGCGATGATGGGCCAGCCGATGCAGCCGCACCTCTCGGCGCGCCTGAGCCGCATCGCGGGCTGA
- a CDS encoding YgfZ/GcvT domain-containing protein: MTGTELTPDAPDRDAAVPPHRGDPLAEQRRMARGAAVVDRSHRGVIAVTGEDRLSWLHLLLTQHVSELPADTGTEALILDLNGRVLHHMVVAHTADTVYLDTEPGDVPPLLDYLTKMVFWSKVEPRDATAELAVLSVVGPDTADVLTAAGVPVPGRPHGALALPGGGVVRRMPWPGVDAADLLVPRAEQDAWWRRLTDAGAREAGTMAFEALRVESGRPRLGLDTDERTIPHEVGWIGEAVHLTKGCYRGQETVARVANLGRPPRRLVLLHLDAGDEHLPVPGDPVTHGGRTVGRVGTVVQHHELGSVALALVKRSVAVDADLVAGVDERASPARIDPDSVPAEDGAPPPGRAAQGGLRG; this comes from the coding sequence GTGACCGGCACCGAGCTGACGCCCGACGCCCCCGACCGCGACGCAGCGGTGCCCCCGCACCGCGGCGACCCGCTCGCCGAGCAGCGCCGGATGGCCCGCGGCGCCGCGGTGGTCGACCGCAGCCACCGCGGGGTGATCGCCGTGACGGGCGAGGACCGGCTGAGCTGGCTGCACCTGCTGCTCACCCAGCACGTCAGCGAGCTGCCCGCCGACACCGGCACCGAGGCGCTGATCCTCGACCTCAACGGCCGCGTCCTGCACCACATGGTCGTGGCGCACACCGCCGACACCGTGTACCTCGACACCGAGCCCGGCGACGTCCCGCCGCTGCTGGACTACCTGACCAAGATGGTGTTCTGGTCGAAGGTCGAGCCGCGCGACGCCACGGCGGAGCTCGCGGTGCTCAGCGTGGTCGGCCCCGACACGGCCGACGTCCTCACCGCGGCCGGCGTCCCGGTGCCCGGGCGGCCGCACGGCGCGCTCGCGCTGCCCGGCGGCGGGGTGGTCCGGCGGATGCCGTGGCCCGGCGTCGACGCGGCCGACCTGCTGGTCCCCCGCGCCGAGCAGGACGCCTGGTGGCGGCGGCTCACCGACGCCGGAGCCCGCGAGGCGGGGACGATGGCCTTCGAGGCGCTGCGCGTGGAGTCCGGGCGACCGCGGCTGGGCCTGGACACCGACGAGCGCACGATCCCGCACGAGGTCGGCTGGATCGGCGAGGCCGTCCACCTGACGAAGGGCTGCTACCGGGGCCAGGAGACGGTGGCGCGGGTCGCGAACCTCGGACGCCCGCCCCGCCGCCTGGTCCTGCTGCACCTGGACGCGGGCGACGAGCACCTGCCCGTGCCCGGCGACCCGGTCACCCACGGCGGCCGGACGGTCGGCCGCGTGGGCACCGTCGTGCAGCACCACGAGCTCGGGTCGGTGGCGCTGGCGCTGGTCAAGCGCTCGGTGGCGGTCGACGCCGACCTCGTCGCCGGGGTCGACGAGCGGGCGTCCCCGGCCCGGATCGACCCCGACTCGGTGCCGGCGGAGGACGGCGCCCCGCCGCCCGGGCGCGCGGCGCAGGGCGGCCTGCGCGGCTGA
- a CDS encoding DUF4395 domain-containing protein yields the protein MSATDPPLDPRGVRFAAALSTVVLAVVLLTGSGWLLAAQAVVFALAAFAGPRFAPYPLLFRTLVAPRLSPPTEREDAAPVRFSQLVGFVFAVVGTVGYLTGLSVLGVVATAFALVAAFLNAAFGFCLGCEMYALLHRFRTHRNQQGATA from the coding sequence ATGTCCGCAACGGACCCCCCGCTCGATCCGCGCGGCGTCCGCTTCGCCGCGGCGCTGTCCACCGTCGTGCTCGCGGTCGTGCTGCTCACCGGCAGCGGCTGGCTGCTCGCCGCGCAGGCCGTGGTGTTCGCGCTCGCCGCGTTCGCCGGGCCGCGCTTCGCGCCGTACCCGCTGCTGTTCCGCACGCTCGTCGCACCGCGGCTGAGCCCGCCCACCGAGCGCGAGGACGCCGCCCCCGTGCGGTTCTCGCAGCTCGTCGGGTTCGTGTTCGCCGTCGTCGGCACGGTCGGCTACCTCACCGGGCTCTCCGTGCTCGGCGTCGTCGCCACGGCGTTCGCGCTCGTCGCCGCCTTCCTCAACGCGGCCTTCGGCTTCTGCCTGGGCTGCGAGATGTACGCCCTCCTCCACCGATTCCGCACGCACCGCAACCAGCAGGGAGCCACAGCATGA
- a CDS encoding thioredoxin family protein, translating into MTVLVAALVLATAVGLVLRRRDGRLRATADRRGASGGGAAGGWALAGTAPADGDRVLLLQLSSPVCTPCRRTAELIDDLRARQPGVAHAEVDVAERPEVARALGVLRTPTVVAFDRSGAEFVRVSGLPRAAELEAALAPALGAL; encoded by the coding sequence GTGACGGTGCTGGTCGCCGCCCTGGTGCTCGCCACGGCCGTGGGCCTGGTGCTGCGCCGCCGCGACGGGCGCCTGCGCGCCACCGCCGACCGCCGCGGGGCGAGCGGTGGTGGGGCGGCCGGCGGGTGGGCCCTGGCCGGCACCGCGCCCGCCGACGGCGACCGCGTGCTGCTGCTGCAGCTCTCCTCCCCGGTCTGCACGCCGTGCCGGCGCACCGCGGAGCTGATCGACGACCTGCGGGCGCGGCAGCCGGGCGTCGCGCACGCCGAGGTGGACGTCGCCGAGCGGCCGGAGGTCGCGCGCGCCCTCGGGGTGCTGCGCACGCCCACCGTCGTCGCCTTCGACCGGTCCGGCGCGGAGTTCGTCCGGGTCTCCGGCCTGCCCCGCGCGGCCGAGCTGGAGGCCGCGCTCGCCCCGGCCCTGGGTGCGCTGTGA
- a CDS encoding DUF3073 domain-containing protein, with translation MGRGRAKAKQTKVARELKYSSPTMDLDALQREIGVGGGTVLHDTEAEDEYDPYAPESDRDDDYRR, from the coding sequence ATGGGGCGCGGACGAGCCAAGGCCAAGCAGACGAAGGTGGCCCGGGAACTCAAGTACAGCTCCCCCACCATGGATCTCGACGCGTTGCAGCGCGAGATCGGCGTCGGCGGTGGGACGGTGCTCCACGACACGGAGGCGGAGGACGAGTACGACCCCTACGCCCCCGAGTCCGACAGGGACGACGACTACCGGCGTTGA
- a CDS encoding winged helix-turn-helix transcriptional regulator: protein MELLLLTADPDPGSVLPALTLLPHGVRTAAPEVAALLDAGPHDAVLVDARTDLVAARSLCRLLGSTGTDVPVVAILTEGGLVAVSGEWVVDEILLPGAGPAEVDARLRLLKARPGADSGGGSGALVLGELVIDEATYAARLRGRLLELTYKEFELLKYLAQHAGRVFTRAQLLQEVWGYDFFGGTRTVDVHVRRLRAKLGTEHEQMIGTVRNVGYKFVRPGRGAIGAPTLEADDEDADADERLSFRA from the coding sequence ATGGAGCTCCTTCTGCTGACGGCCGACCCCGACCCGGGTTCGGTGCTGCCGGCGCTCACGCTCCTGCCGCACGGCGTGCGCACCGCCGCGCCCGAGGTGGCGGCGCTGCTGGACGCGGGTCCGCACGACGCGGTCCTCGTCGACGCCCGCACCGACCTGGTCGCCGCGCGCAGCCTGTGCCGCCTGCTGGGGAGCACGGGCACCGACGTGCCGGTCGTCGCGATCCTCACCGAGGGCGGCCTGGTGGCCGTGTCCGGCGAGTGGGTCGTCGACGAGATCCTGCTGCCCGGGGCAGGTCCGGCCGAGGTCGACGCCCGGCTGCGGCTGCTCAAGGCCCGCCCCGGCGCCGACAGCGGCGGCGGGAGCGGCGCGCTGGTGCTCGGCGAGCTGGTCATCGACGAGGCCACGTACGCGGCGCGCCTGCGCGGGCGGCTGCTGGAGCTCACCTACAAGGAGTTCGAGCTGCTCAAGTACCTGGCGCAGCACGCGGGCCGGGTGTTCACCCGCGCGCAGCTGCTCCAGGAGGTGTGGGGCTACGACTTCTTCGGTGGCACCCGCACCGTCGACGTCCACGTGCGCCGCCTGCGCGCCAAGCTCGGCACCGAGCACGAGCAGATGATCGGCACCGTGCGCAACGTGGGCTACAAGTTCGTGCGCCCCGGCCGCGGGGCGATCGGCGCGCCCACCCTGGAGGCCGACGACGAGGACGCCGACGCCGACGAGCGGCTGAGCTTCCGCGCGTAG
- a CDS encoding MFS transporter has translation MDAPRYRWVVLAVGSAAQAATAAYFLGLAAVTPALRAHFDLDLAGVGLMIGAISVGLVPTLIPWGAAADRFGERGVMAIGLVGSAAALAAAALVPHPLAAGALLMLAGASGASVNAASGRAVMTWFPARSRGLAMAVRQTSVPVGAALAAVALPAVATAGGVPAVFLVLAAVCLLAAVAVAAFVREPPDAPARGSRPAGRMLDVLADRRLQRLSAGGLLLVVPQFLGSVFLVEVLHTGSGMPLAAAGALLALTQVLGAAGRLGNGFWSDRAGSRLRPLRIVAALVAVGFGAAALLQPGPVVLLAVVLVPAAALAISWNGLVFTAAGELAPPGRAATAMAVSNTANYLAAAATPVVGGFVAQVAGWPAMLALGTVAAALALLTLRGLREPGDAGNVTPPVPRRTPGRRHGTVVTGH, from the coding sequence GTGGACGCACCCCGTTACCGCTGGGTGGTGCTCGCCGTCGGCAGCGCCGCCCAGGCCGCCACCGCGGCCTACTTCCTGGGTCTCGCCGCCGTCACGCCGGCGCTGCGGGCGCACTTCGACCTCGACCTCGCCGGCGTCGGCCTGATGATCGGCGCGATCTCGGTCGGGCTGGTGCCCACCCTCATCCCGTGGGGCGCGGCCGCCGACCGGTTCGGCGAGCGCGGCGTCATGGCGATCGGTCTGGTCGGCTCGGCCGCCGCGCTGGCCGCGGCGGCGCTGGTCCCGCACCCGCTCGCCGCCGGCGCGCTGCTCATGCTTGCCGGGGCATCGGGCGCGTCGGTCAACGCCGCCAGCGGGCGCGCGGTGATGACCTGGTTCCCGGCCCGCAGCCGGGGTCTGGCGATGGCCGTGCGGCAGACGTCGGTGCCGGTCGGGGCCGCGCTGGCCGCGGTCGCACTACCGGCCGTGGCCACGGCCGGCGGGGTGCCTGCGGTGTTCCTCGTGCTCGCCGCGGTCTGCCTGCTCGCGGCCGTGGCCGTGGCCGCGTTCGTCCGCGAGCCACCGGACGCCCCGGCACGGGGCTCCCGCCCCGCGGGCCGGATGCTCGACGTCCTGGCCGACCGCCGGCTGCAGCGCCTCAGCGCGGGCGGGCTGCTGCTGGTCGTCCCGCAGTTCCTGGGCTCGGTCTTCCTCGTCGAGGTCCTGCACACCGGCAGCGGGATGCCGCTGGCCGCCGCCGGGGCCCTGCTGGCGCTCACGCAGGTGCTGGGTGCCGCCGGGCGGCTCGGCAACGGGTTCTGGTCCGACCGCGCGGGCAGCAGGCTGCGGCCGCTGCGGATCGTCGCCGCGCTCGTCGCCGTCGGCTTCGGCGCCGCCGCGCTGCTCCAGCCGGGTCCGGTCGTCCTGCTCGCCGTGGTGCTCGTCCCCGCCGCCGCGCTGGCCATCAGCTGGAACGGGCTGGTCTTCACCGCCGCGGGCGAGCTCGCCCCGCCCGGTCGGGCCGCGACCGCGATGGCCGTGTCCAACACCGCCAACTACCTCGCCGCCGCCGCGACCCCGGTGGTGGGCGGGTTCGTCGCGCAGGTCGCCGGGTGGCCCGCGATGCTCGCCCTCGGCACGGTCGCCGCGGCACTAGCACTCCTCACCCTCCGGGGCCTCCGGGAGCCGGGTGACGCAGGCAACGTGACACCGCCGGTGCCACGTCGCACGCCCGGGCGTAGGCACGGTACGGTGGTGACAGGACACTGA
- the mshD gene encoding mycothiol synthase — MTELQWRAGLDDDGVAVVRALASAAAAADGSAPLSDEVLLQLRSAGAAHLLALDGDDLVGFAHLDPAGGGELVVHPRHRRAGLGRRIVHSLVDRAGDAELRVWAHGEHPGAVALAAEFGLVRVRELWQMHREMPDAPAAVELPAGVTLRPFVVGADEEAFLRVNNAAFDWHPEQGGWGREQVAEREAEPWFDAEGFLLAVDPSDRLLGYHWTKVHTEPERIGEVYVLGVDPSAQGTGLGAALTIAGLRHLHARGLRQVLLYVESDNEAAVRVYRKLGFTVRHSDVLFARNAAPAG; from the coding sequence GTGACCGAACTGCAGTGGCGCGCCGGGCTCGACGACGACGGCGTGGCGGTGGTCCGCGCCCTGGCCTCCGCCGCCGCGGCCGCCGACGGCAGCGCCCCCCTCTCCGACGAGGTGCTGCTGCAGCTGCGCAGCGCCGGCGCCGCGCACCTGCTGGCCCTCGACGGCGACGACCTCGTCGGCTTCGCGCACCTCGACCCGGCGGGCGGCGGCGAGCTGGTCGTGCACCCGCGCCACCGGCGCGCCGGTCTGGGCCGTCGGATCGTGCACTCGCTCGTGGACCGGGCCGGTGACGCTGAGTTGCGCGTCTGGGCCCACGGCGAGCACCCGGGGGCCGTCGCGCTGGCCGCCGAGTTCGGTCTGGTGCGGGTCCGCGAGCTCTGGCAGATGCACCGGGAGATGCCCGACGCGCCCGCCGCCGTCGAGCTCCCCGCGGGCGTCACACTGCGCCCGTTCGTCGTGGGCGCCGACGAGGAAGCGTTCCTGCGCGTCAACAACGCCGCGTTCGACTGGCACCCCGAGCAGGGCGGCTGGGGGCGCGAGCAGGTCGCCGAGCGCGAGGCCGAGCCGTGGTTCGACGCGGAGGGCTTCCTGCTCGCCGTCGACCCCTCCGACCGGCTGCTCGGCTACCACTGGACCAAGGTCCACACCGAGCCCGAGCGGATCGGGGAGGTCTACGTGCTCGGCGTCGACCCGTCGGCGCAGGGCACCGGGCTGGGCGCCGCGCTGACGATCGCGGGGCTGCGGCACCTGCACGCGCGGGGCCTGCGGCAGGTGCTGCTCTACGTCGAGTCCGACAACGAGGCGGCCGTGCGGGTGTACCGCAAGCTCGGTTTCACCGTCCGCCACAGCGATGTCCTGTTCGCCCGGAACGCAGCCCCCGCGGGCTGA
- a CDS encoding DUF2993 domain-containing protein, whose protein sequence is MTAVVVGGRMKRLIVGLVVLAGVLVGLDFGAAALAESAVSRQMREQIGLPDDPDVRINGFPFVTQALAGRYSSIDVTADRLQVGDLQEVEIVAQLRDVDAPLSEVLGSGPTSLRVAEADGTVRIGADDIERLLGSVDKLRIESLDADALEAAVEDGADPSLADVDPDTVARLVGTTAVLGEDTEVSAIVGLDLAEGLVRIVPRDVRIGGPDAAPLPESVQSSLADRFTVEVDPGSLPLQVTPTELKAVDGVLEISGSTTDLLLGAPATTTG, encoded by the coding sequence GTGACCGCAGTCGTCGTCGGAGGTCGGATGAAGCGCCTGATCGTCGGACTCGTGGTGCTCGCCGGAGTGCTCGTGGGGCTCGACTTCGGTGCCGCCGCGCTCGCCGAGTCGGCCGTCTCCCGGCAGATGCGCGAGCAGATCGGCCTGCCCGACGACCCGGACGTCCGCATCAACGGCTTCCCGTTCGTCACGCAGGCGCTGGCCGGGCGCTACTCCAGCATCGACGTCACCGCCGACCGGCTGCAGGTCGGCGACCTGCAGGAGGTCGAGATCGTCGCGCAGCTCCGCGACGTCGACGCCCCGCTGTCGGAGGTGCTCGGGTCCGGTCCGACGTCGCTGCGCGTCGCCGAGGCCGACGGCACCGTCCGGATCGGCGCCGACGACATCGAGCGGCTGCTGGGCAGCGTCGACAAGCTGCGCATCGAGTCGCTCGACGCCGACGCGCTCGAGGCGGCCGTCGAGGACGGGGCGGACCCGTCGCTCGCCGACGTCGACCCCGACACGGTCGCCCGGCTCGTCGGCACCACCGCGGTGCTCGGCGAGGACACCGAGGTCTCCGCGATCGTCGGCCTCGACCTCGCCGAGGGGCTCGTGCGGATCGTCCCGCGCGACGTCCGCATCGGCGGCCCCGACGCCGCGCCGCTGCCGGAGTCCGTGCAGAGCTCGCTGGCCGACCGGTTCACCGTCGAGGTCGACCCGGGCTCGCTCCCGCTGCAGGTCACGCCGACCGAGCTGAAGGCCGTCGACGGCGTCCTGGAGATCAGCGGCAGCACGACCGACCTGCTGCTCGGCGCCCCGGCCACCACGACCGGGTGA
- a CDS encoding Fur family transcriptional regulator, with protein sequence MTPQRQLVLDAVRDLGHATPERICAQVQAVAPAVNITTIYRTLDLLEKLGLVRHTHLGHGAPNYSEAEHQHVHLVCHECGAVTETPTDLMNELSSRLRGSVGFELDVTHVALSGRCRDCAAEAGA encoded by the coding sequence ATGACCCCCCAGCGGCAGCTGGTGCTCGACGCCGTGCGCGACCTCGGTCACGCCACCCCGGAGCGCATCTGCGCGCAGGTGCAGGCCGTCGCGCCCGCCGTCAACATCACCACGATCTACCGCACCCTGGACCTGCTGGAGAAGCTCGGGCTGGTGCGGCACACCCACCTGGGCCACGGCGCCCCGAACTACTCCGAGGCCGAGCACCAGCACGTGCACCTCGTCTGCCACGAGTGCGGGGCCGTCACCGAGACTCCCACCGATCTGATGAACGAGCTGTCCTCCCGGTTGCGCGGGTCGGTCGGGTTCGAGCTCGACGTCACCCACGTCGCGCTGTCGGGCCGCTGCCGCGACTGCGCCGCGGAGGCGGGCGCGTGA
- a CDS encoding sulfurtransferase, with the protein MSREDVLVTADWAEKNIGTDGIVFLEVDEDTAAYDGGHLAGAVKVNWTTELQDSVRRDIVDADQFGALLSAKGVSNDDTVVLYGGNNNWFAAYAYWQFKLYGHADVKLLDGGRKKWELDGRPLTTDSTERTPTTYTAKPADTSIRAFRDEVVEAIGSQNLVDVRSPDEFSGKILAPAHLPQEQSQRPGHIPGAINIPWSKAANEDGTFKSDEDLAKLYGDEGFDGSRPTIAYCRIGERSSHTWVVLHELLGHGDVKNYDGSWTEYGSLIGVPIELGAGSKG; encoded by the coding sequence ATGAGCCGCGAGGACGTCCTCGTCACCGCCGATTGGGCCGAGAAGAACATCGGCACCGACGGCATCGTGTTCCTCGAGGTCGACGAGGACACCGCCGCCTACGACGGCGGCCACCTGGCCGGCGCCGTGAAGGTCAACTGGACCACCGAGCTCCAGGACTCCGTCCGCCGCGACATCGTCGACGCCGACCAGTTCGGCGCGCTGCTCTCGGCCAAGGGCGTCTCCAACGACGACACCGTGGTCCTCTACGGCGGCAACAACAACTGGTTCGCCGCCTACGCGTACTGGCAGTTCAAGCTGTACGGGCACGCCGACGTGAAGCTGCTCGACGGCGGCCGCAAGAAGTGGGAGCTCGACGGGCGCCCGCTCACCACCGACAGCACCGAGCGCACCCCCACGACCTACACGGCGAAGCCCGCCGACACCTCGATCCGCGCCTTCCGCGACGAGGTCGTCGAGGCCATCGGCAGCCAGAACCTGGTCGACGTCCGCTCGCCCGACGAGTTCTCCGGCAAGATCCTGGCGCCGGCGCACCTGCCGCAGGAGCAGTCGCAGCGGCCCGGCCACATCCCCGGCGCCATCAACATCCCGTGGAGCAAGGCGGCCAACGAGGACGGCACGTTCAAGTCCGACGAGGACCTCGCCAAGCTGTACGGCGACGAGGGCTTCGACGGCTCGCGCCCGACCATCGCCTACTGCCGCATCGGTGAGCGCAGCTCGCACACCTGGGTCGTGCTGCACGAGCTGCTCGGCCACGGTGACGTCAAGAACTACGACGGCAGCTGGACCGAGTACGGCTCGCTCATCGGGGTCCCGATCGAGCTCGGCGCGGGGAGCAAGGGCTGA
- a CDS encoding DUF1416 domain-containing protein: MCGAPDQSVSLPPGTDLSKETVLAGRVVAGGEPVGGAFVRLLDGTGEFTAEVVASASGDFRFFAAPGTWTLRALSRSGNGEAVLEADAPGLHQTLVSVA; encoded by the coding sequence ATGTGCGGCGCTCCTGACCAGTCCGTGTCGCTGCCCCCGGGCACCGACCTCAGCAAGGAGACCGTCCTCGCCGGGCGCGTCGTCGCGGGCGGCGAGCCCGTCGGCGGCGCCTTCGTCCGGCTGCTCGACGGCACCGGCGAGTTCACGGCCGAGGTCGTGGCCAGCGCGAGCGGCGACTTCCGCTTCTTCGCCGCCCCCGGCACCTGGACGCTGCGCGCGCTGAGCCGCAGCGGCAACGGGGAGGCCGTGCTCGAGGCCGACGCCCCCGGCCTGCACCAGACGCTGGTGTCGGTGGCCTGA
- a CDS encoding putative leader peptide: protein MFWPLTRRRAVDLCRVGSCLCHAS from the coding sequence GTGTTCTGGCCGTTGACCCGTCGCCGCGCAGTGGACCTGTGCCGCGTCGGCAGCTGCCTGTGTCACGCCTCCTGA